The following are from one region of the Sporocytophaga myxococcoides genome:
- a CDS encoding DUF4230 domain-containing protein: MKKILIYILPWFLTILFGFILYKTNFNSEEKSGEIKTVSYHHLIQERIINLGKLEVVKYYLKDIVEHEVKNPWYLPDPKAVLIASGEVVGCIDLTKIDSADIKFSNNKISIQLPQPELCYFKINHADSKIYSVEKGLFQESDLIDAAYKEAEMHLQKTALQMKIMDQTKENAKLILKPLLEKISDKEVELSF, translated from the coding sequence ATGAAAAAGATATTAATCTATATACTTCCCTGGTTTTTAACCATTTTATTTGGTTTTATCCTTTATAAAACTAATTTTAATTCTGAAGAAAAAAGTGGTGAGATAAAGACTGTTTCTTATCACCATCTTATACAGGAAAGAATTATCAATTTAGGAAAACTGGAAGTAGTTAAATACTATTTAAAGGATATTGTTGAACACGAGGTCAAAAACCCGTGGTACCTTCCTGATCCTAAAGCAGTACTGATCGCAAGTGGAGAGGTTGTCGGTTGCATAGATCTGACCAAAATAGATTCTGCTGATATAAAGTTCTCCAATAACAAGATTTCCATCCAATTGCCACAGCCCGAACTTTGTTATTTTAAAATCAATCATGCTGATTCCAAAATATACAGTGTTGAAAAAGGACTTTTTCAGGAATCAGATCTAATTGATGCTGCTTATAAAGAAGCTGAAATGCATTTACAAAAAACTGCGCTTCAGATGAAAATTATGGACCAAACCAAAGAAAATGCAAAATTGATTCTTAAACCTTTATTGGAAAAAATTTCTGATAAAGAAGTAGAGTTAAGTTTTTAA
- a CDS encoding Na+/H+ antiporter NhaC family protein, whose product MRGVLFLIVSFLSSLITPQLYAKTDYKFSAPNYIIGDEFAEIQIVRLNNKGTPDSTYNGKTGFYINQDLKVLEFIQGKALYTTTLLKSSEITFKPQNQTTLYNIKIRHLPDWLSIIPPLLAIALSLIFHEVITSLFLSVFVGVLLLIGFEFSNVIPAFLRVIDSYILEVLRDSKHLSLISFAFMVGGMIALIAKNGGLTGLVNKISAIAHSSRSAQLTTLFLSLSIFFDNYVNILIVGNTMRPITDKYKVSREKLAFIVSTTAASAASLGFFTTWTGAEMVYVHDATSYLRLGNSAFSIFFKSLQYAYYPIFMLILTFALIVSRKDFNKMADAEVNARSAGIKNEQNDKSIEKNIERDIVEILHPESQNGGKWINAAFPLIVLFITAIAGLIVTGTENLYQKMLGKGIPITSQNLSSVWKFLYDFDNKNISFFQKLGELFGNGDFYIALLWSSFSSLLTAFLLTLLHKNLTLKRTTEIMIHGFRVMLSAIIILIFSWSLAEITEDLHATEYLSSVITGYIKPSLLPIVSFLLAATFAFSTGSVWGAMAILYPLLVPVSWMISASSGLSISDTESITYNVIATILSGSVFGIHCSPVSDSTIMSSIASDCNHIQHIKTQLPYAATIALISVLVFFFSLINFHWIFNLGLGTILIILIVKFSGKRVE is encoded by the coding sequence ATGAGAGGCGTACTTTTTCTTATAGTTTCTTTTTTATCCTCTCTTATAACACCCCAATTGTACGCAAAAACGGATTATAAGTTTTCTGCACCCAATTATATAATAGGAGATGAATTTGCTGAAATTCAAATTGTCCGGTTAAACAATAAAGGAACGCCTGATTCTACCTATAATGGAAAAACTGGCTTCTATATCAATCAAGATCTTAAAGTATTGGAATTTATCCAAGGTAAAGCTTTATATACCACGACTTTATTAAAATCCAGTGAAATTACCTTTAAACCTCAGAATCAAACAACTCTTTATAATATTAAGATCAGACATTTGCCCGATTGGCTTAGTATTATCCCTCCCTTATTGGCTATTGCCTTATCACTAATTTTTCACGAGGTTATTACATCTTTATTTCTCAGTGTATTTGTTGGTGTTTTATTACTAATAGGTTTTGAATTTTCAAATGTTATTCCTGCTTTTTTAAGAGTAATAGACTCTTACATTTTGGAGGTTTTACGAGACAGTAAACACCTTTCACTCATTTCCTTTGCTTTTATGGTTGGAGGGATGATTGCTCTCATTGCCAAAAATGGCGGTCTTACTGGTCTAGTAAATAAAATTTCGGCAATTGCTCACTCTTCAAGAAGTGCGCAATTAACTACCTTGTTTTTAAGCTTATCCATTTTTTTCGACAACTATGTCAACATTCTAATTGTGGGAAATACAATGAGGCCAATTACAGACAAATACAAAGTATCAAGAGAAAAGCTGGCGTTTATAGTAAGTACAACTGCTGCTTCAGCTGCATCCCTAGGATTCTTTACAACTTGGACTGGAGCTGAAATGGTGTATGTCCATGATGCAACCTCATACCTCAGACTGGGAAACTCTGCATTTTCCATCTTTTTTAAATCATTGCAATATGCCTATTATCCAATCTTTATGCTGATTCTCACTTTTGCTTTAATAGTTTCTCGGAAAGATTTCAATAAAATGGCAGATGCTGAAGTAAATGCTCGAAGCGCCGGTATTAAGAATGAACAAAATGATAAATCAATTGAAAAAAATATAGAACGAGATATTGTTGAAATTTTACATCCTGAATCCCAAAATGGAGGCAAGTGGATCAATGCAGCATTTCCCTTAATAGTACTTTTCATTACAGCAATTGCAGGCTTAATTGTGACAGGGACGGAAAACCTATATCAAAAAATGCTGGGAAAAGGTATTCCAATAACCAGTCAAAATCTATCATCTGTTTGGAAATTTCTGTATGACTTTGATAATAAGAATATCAGCTTTTTTCAAAAACTTGGGGAATTATTTGGTAACGGAGACTTTTATATCGCACTGCTTTGGTCTTCATTTTCAAGTCTTTTGACTGCATTTCTGTTAACTTTATTACATAAAAATTTAACCTTAAAAAGAACCACTGAAATCATGATTCACGGTTTCCGAGTGATGTTATCAGCTATAATTATTCTGATTTTTTCATGGTCACTTGCAGAAATCACAGAAGACCTCCATGCAACTGAATATCTTTCCTCCGTGATTACAGGTTATATTAAACCCAGTCTTCTTCCAATTGTAAGTTTTCTACTTGCTGCAACTTTTGCATTTTCTACTGGTTCAGTTTGGGGTGCTATGGCAATCTTATACCCATTGCTGGTACCCGTAAGCTGGATGATCTCTGCATCTTCAGGACTCTCAATTTCTGATACAGAAAGTATTACTTATAATGTTATTGCAACAATTTTAAGCGGATCTGTATTTGGTATTCATTGTTCACCTGTTTCAGACTCTACCATCATGAGTTCCATAGCATCGGACTGCAACCATATTCAGCATATTAAGACTCAATTACCATATGCCGCAACAATAGCTTTAATTAGTGTCCTGGTCTTTTTTTTCAGTTTGATAAATTTCCACTGGATATTTAATCTGGGACTTGGTACCATCCTTATTATATTAATTGTAAAATTTTCAGGTAAAAGAGTAGAATAA
- a CDS encoding class I SAM-dependent methyltransferase: MVSNNMSFLSEEIMNDRNINYYNRLGVNTLKELAVKGGFADYPDLLMVNSNLENAKAILEIGAGYGRCIDFLMKNKFQGQIIALEKSPVLFDYLTETYKNVEVVFGDIKTYSMEGKVDVALWMWSGIIDFSLEEQKSCIQKIEGFLNKGGKLVIDVPKIGFQTFAQHLDKQRLHISNEYGTLDCYIPSFSEIEKIGKEAGFSTAEEIHYKTTTLKERTIYILTK; this comes from the coding sequence ATGGTTAGCAACAATATGTCTTTTTTGTCAGAAGAAATAATGAATGATAGAAATATCAATTATTACAATAGGTTGGGAGTAAATACCCTTAAAGAACTTGCAGTAAAAGGAGGATTTGCAGATTATCCAGATCTTTTGATGGTAAATTCAAATCTTGAAAATGCAAAAGCGATCCTTGAAATTGGTGCAGGATATGGCAGATGTATCGATTTTCTGATGAAAAATAAATTTCAGGGCCAAATTATTGCTCTTGAAAAAAGTCCGGTTCTATTTGACTACCTAACTGAAACATACAAAAATGTTGAAGTTGTATTTGGTGACATTAAAACCTATTCAATGGAAGGAAAGGTTGATGTAGCTTTGTGGATGTGGTCTGGTATCATAGACTTTTCTTTAGAAGAACAAAAGAGTTGCATACAGAAGATAGAAGGTTTTCTTAATAAAGGCGGAAAGTTGGTAATTGATGTACCTAAAATAGGTTTTCAGACTTTTGCTCAGCATTTGGATAAACAAAGGCTTCATATTTCTAATGAATATGGTACTTTGGACTGTTACATTCCTTCATTCTCCGAAATTGAAAAAATAGGGAAAGAAGCTGGTTTCAGCACCGCGGAAGAAATTCATTACAAAACGACAACATTAAAAGAACGAACAATTTATATTCTTACAAAATAA
- the mdh gene encoding malate dehydrogenase, producing the protein MKVTVVGAGNVGATCADVLAYREIANEIVLLDIKEGFAEGKALDIWQKAPINVYDSKTVGVTNDYSRTAGSEVVVITSGLPRKPGMTRDDLISTNASIVQSVTENVVKYSPNAIIIVVSNPLDVMTYCAHLASKLPRNKVIGMAGILDTARYRAFLADEIGCSPKEIQGMLLGGHGDTMVPLPRYTTVGGIPVTELVAKDKLDAIIERTKNGGGELVKLMGTSAWYAPGSAAAQMVEAIVKDQKRILPVCIKLEGEYGINDCYLGVPAVLGKNGIEKVIELKLNSEEMELLQTSRKHVKEVMNVLDNMAAKA; encoded by the coding sequence ATGAAAGTAACAGTAGTAGGAGCAGGTAACGTTGGAGCAACCTGTGCCGATGTTTTAGCATATCGTGAGATTGCAAATGAAATCGTTCTTCTTGATATCAAAGAAGGTTTTGCAGAAGGTAAAGCGCTTGATATTTGGCAGAAAGCGCCGATCAATGTTTACGATTCGAAAACAGTAGGTGTAACTAACGACTACTCCAGAACTGCTGGTTCGGAAGTAGTAGTAATTACTTCAGGTCTTCCAAGAAAACCAGGGATGACAAGAGATGATCTTATCTCTACAAATGCTTCCATTGTTCAGTCAGTTACTGAAAATGTGGTAAAATACTCTCCTAATGCAATAATCATTGTTGTTTCCAATCCTTTGGACGTTATGACGTATTGTGCTCACCTTGCTTCAAAACTTCCAAGAAACAAAGTGATCGGTATGGCTGGTATTCTTGATACTGCTAGATACAGAGCTTTCCTTGCTGACGAGATCGGATGTTCTCCAAAAGAAATTCAGGGAATGTTGCTTGGTGGTCATGGCGATACAATGGTTCCGCTTCCGAGATATACTACTGTAGGTGGTATTCCTGTTACTGAACTTGTTGCTAAAGACAAACTTGATGCTATCATCGAAAGAACTAAAAACGGTGGTGGTGAGCTTGTGAAACTGATGGGTACTTCTGCATGGTACGCACCAGGTTCTGCAGCTGCCCAAATGGTTGAGGCTATTGTAAAAGATCAGAAGAGAATCCTTCCTGTATGTATTAAACTTGAAGGTGAATATGGCATTAATGACTGCTACCTTGGTGTTCCGGCGGTTTTAGGTAAAAACGGAATCGAGAAAGTAATCGAGCTTAAATTAAACAGCGAAGAAATGGAATTACTTCAGACTTCCAGAAAACACGTAAAAGAAGTAATGAACGTTTTGGATAACATGGCTGCAAAAGCATAA
- the tilS gene encoding tRNA lysidine(34) synthetase TilS: protein MLQRFRHFISANQLITKSSNILAAVSGGKDSVTMCELFHLAGIKFGIAHCNFQLRGIDSELDEEFVRKLATHYKVPFFSRRFETETFAKDNRISIQMAARDLRYTWFRKIAYENGYESIATAHHLNDVFETILLNLTRGTGYAGLQGIQPRNGEIIRPLIFCEREEIDRFVQENNLQWREDISNASTKYYRNLIRHKVIPVLKEINPRLEQTSFESTEKIRAVANFFKSKVNETKSKALSYSGSDIRIDLNVILSEPEPAIVLSELLSEFGFTYKDSVNILNTRTIGSIFYSKSYILNVDRQSLLIKHLDYASSAEEFKISEYLDNFTFRNYSFSLNKISNEEFGVHSDNFTAYLDWAALKFPLIIRNWLPGDRFIPLGMKNFKKVSDFLIDKKIPLLLKKNTLVIISDEKIVWIVGMRIDDRFKITTNSKNALKVVVNPLS, encoded by the coding sequence ATGTTACAAAGATTCCGCCATTTTATCTCAGCAAATCAGCTCATCACCAAATCATCAAATATTTTGGCTGCTGTAAGCGGAGGTAAAGACAGTGTGACCATGTGTGAACTTTTTCATTTGGCCGGAATAAAATTTGGAATTGCACACTGCAACTTTCAGCTAAGAGGAATTGACTCTGAGCTGGATGAAGAGTTTGTCAGAAAACTTGCAACACACTATAAGGTTCCGTTTTTCTCCCGACGATTTGAAACGGAAACATTTGCCAAAGATAACAGAATTAGCATTCAAATGGCTGCAAGAGACTTGAGATATACATGGTTCAGAAAAATCGCCTATGAAAATGGTTATGAATCTATTGCTACTGCACATCATTTAAATGATGTTTTTGAAACAATACTACTGAACCTTACTAGAGGAACTGGCTATGCTGGATTGCAAGGAATTCAACCTCGCAATGGAGAGATAATCAGACCCCTCATTTTTTGTGAGAGAGAAGAAATTGACCGATTTGTTCAGGAAAATAATCTTCAATGGAGAGAAGATATTTCAAATGCTTCTACAAAATATTACAGAAATCTAATCAGACATAAAGTAATACCTGTTCTAAAAGAAATTAATCCTCGCTTGGAACAGACATCATTTGAAAGCACCGAGAAAATCCGTGCTGTTGCAAACTTCTTCAAATCTAAAGTTAATGAAACTAAATCCAAGGCTCTTTCCTACAGCGGCTCTGATATCAGAATTGACCTGAACGTTATTCTCTCGGAACCAGAACCAGCAATTGTTTTAAGTGAACTACTTTCCGAATTTGGTTTTACCTATAAAGATTCAGTGAATATTTTAAATACAAGGACTATCGGGAGCATATTTTATTCTAAATCTTATATTTTAAATGTAGATCGCCAATCATTGTTAATCAAGCACCTGGATTATGCAAGTTCGGCAGAGGAATTTAAAATAAGCGAATACCTGGATAATTTTACTTTCAGGAATTATTCATTTTCACTGAACAAAATTAGTAATGAAGAGTTTGGAGTCCATTCAGATAATTTTACAGCTTACCTGGATTGGGCTGCTCTAAAATTCCCACTTATAATTAGAAATTGGTTGCCCGGAGACAGATTTATTCCTCTGGGAATGAAAAACTTTAAAAAAGTGAGTGATTTTTTGATTGACAAGAAAATTCCTTTGTTATTAAAGAAGAATACTTTAGTAATAATCAGTGATGAAAAAATTGTCTGGATTGTAGGAATGAGAATTGACGATAGGTTCAAAATAACAACAAACTCTAAGAACGCTTTAAAAGTTGTCGTTAATCCTCTTTCCTGA
- a CDS encoding OstA-like protein: MRYCLYLFFLLVFISDLANAQGKIDLVQAKELEGIVVNGVNIRRLKGDVIFKQQGTYLYCDSAYQNPKNNSIEAFGNVRMNQGDTVNLTCRNLLYEGNTKKTIAKRNVVLKDKTMTLFTDILHYDLLAKRAFYPNGGTIKDEKSTLTSREGYYNLGEKVFNFRKDVRVVNPSQNFVLTTDSLDYNSYTNIAYFKGPTKIISPDGVVVTTEGEYNIMSKVTATKERSHVQSGNFDIEADNLDYDERQGNGIARGNVILRSPKDSVLILGERANYWSKRGTSKVFGNPVMKNYSGGDTLFLSADTLISLDYPEKKIKKLIAYKNTKIFRYDLQGICDSLVYDFADSTIYFFGDPVLWSEKNQIVADSINILLVNNKVSKMNMRVNAFMASIDSLENYNQVKGKKMVAHFMENKIQKVDVNGNGESLYFALEGDSVLIGMNKVVCSDLIVRFKEAKVNTISFIKSPDAKFIPPHEILEPETRLKGFVWRGKERPTKKDVLGVRYVN, encoded by the coding sequence ATGAGATATTGCTTATATCTGTTTTTTCTGCTGGTTTTTATTTCCGATCTGGCAAATGCGCAGGGAAAAATAGACCTTGTCCAGGCAAAAGAGCTGGAAGGTATTGTTGTTAATGGGGTTAACATAAGGAGATTAAAAGGAGATGTGATTTTTAAACAGCAAGGAACATATCTCTACTGCGATTCTGCTTACCAGAATCCCAAAAATAATTCTATTGAGGCTTTCGGAAATGTCCGAATGAATCAGGGAGACACAGTCAATCTTACCTGCCGAAATCTTCTTTATGAAGGAAATACCAAAAAGACTATTGCCAAAAGGAATGTAGTGCTGAAAGATAAAACAATGACACTTTTTACTGATATTCTTCACTATGATCTTTTAGCAAAAAGAGCTTTTTATCCAAACGGTGGAACTATTAAAGATGAGAAAAGTACTCTTACAAGCCGAGAAGGCTATTATAATTTAGGAGAAAAGGTGTTCAATTTTAGGAAGGATGTAAGAGTCGTAAACCCATCACAGAATTTCGTCCTTACTACTGATAGTCTTGATTATAACTCCTATACCAATATAGCTTATTTTAAAGGTCCCACTAAAATCATTTCACCTGACGGTGTTGTTGTTACAACAGAAGGTGAATATAATATCATGAGCAAAGTGACTGCTACTAAGGAACGATCTCATGTACAGTCCGGTAATTTTGACATAGAGGCAGATAATCTGGATTATGATGAAAGACAAGGGAATGGAATTGCCAGAGGTAATGTAATTTTAAGAAGTCCGAAAGACAGCGTACTCATACTTGGTGAAAGGGCAAATTACTGGAGTAAGAGAGGAACCTCTAAAGTTTTTGGAAACCCTGTTATGAAAAATTATTCAGGAGGTGATACCCTGTTTCTTTCAGCGGATACTTTAATATCTCTGGATTATCCTGAGAAAAAAATTAAGAAACTGATTGCATATAAAAATACCAAAATATTCCGCTACGATCTTCAGGGAATATGCGATTCGCTGGTATATGATTTTGCAGATTCTACGATCTATTTTTTTGGTGATCCGGTTTTGTGGAGTGAAAAAAATCAGATAGTAGCAGATTCTATAAATATTCTCCTTGTTAATAATAAAGTTTCAAAGATGAATATGAGGGTAAATGCATTTATGGCGTCCATTGATAGCCTTGAAAATTATAATCAGGTAAAAGGTAAGAAAATGGTAGCCCACTTTATGGAAAACAAAATTCAAAAAGTTGATGTAAATGGGAATGGAGAAAGCTTGTATTTTGCTTTGGAAGGAGACTCCGTGCTAATAGGAATGAATAAAGTAGTTTGCAGTGATCTGATCGTCAGATTTAAAGAAGCTAAAGTAAATACCATCTCTTTTATTAAAAGTCCCGATGCTAAATTTATTCCTCCTCATGAAATTTTAGAACCTGAAACCAGGCTTAAAGGGTTTGTTTGGAGGGGTAAAGAAAGACCGACCAAAAAGGATGTTTTAGGAGTGCGATATGTTAATTAG
- a CDS encoding outer membrane protein assembly factor BamD, translated as MKLGFAKSLLLGFLILLSSCGEFQRVQKSSDVNKKLEAAMKYYEKKDNYKANVLLEEIMPLLKGRPEAEKAQFIFANTYFNDKQYIMSSYYFKDLYETYPRSEYAEQSMYMHVKSLYMDSPSHKLDQGNTDEALQAIQMFGVRYPQSSHMEEINRMTDELNAKTEYKAFENARLYYKIGIYKSAVVSLGTFLDRYPSGKFSEEATFIQFQAQYYLAKNSVLRLQKERYNTALEYYYGFIDKYPDSKFKKDAEELYDRITERLKNFQS; from the coding sequence ATGAAGTTAGGTTTTGCTAAAAGTCTTTTGTTGGGATTTCTGATTTTACTGTCTTCATGCGGTGAATTTCAGAGAGTTCAGAAAAGTTCAGACGTCAACAAAAAGCTTGAGGCTGCGATGAAATATTATGAGAAAAAGGATAATTACAAAGCTAATGTCCTTTTGGAAGAAATAATGCCTTTGTTAAAAGGAAGGCCTGAAGCTGAAAAGGCACAATTTATATTTGCCAATACCTATTTTAATGATAAGCAATATATCATGAGCAGCTATTACTTCAAGGATTTGTATGAAACCTATCCAAGAAGTGAATATGCAGAACAAAGCATGTATATGCATGTGAAGTCCCTGTATATGGATAGCCCCAGCCATAAGCTTGATCAGGGAAATACAGATGAGGCATTACAGGCAATTCAAATGTTTGGAGTGAGATATCCTCAAAGCAGTCATATGGAGGAGATAAACAGAATGACAGATGAATTGAATGCCAAAACGGAGTATAAAGCATTTGAAAATGCAAGACTATATTATAAAATTGGTATTTATAAGTCTGCTGTCGTAAGTCTTGGAACATTTCTGGACAGGTATCCATCTGGAAAGTTCTCGGAAGAAGCTACGTTTATCCAGTTTCAAGCCCAATATTATCTGGCAAAAAATAGTGTATTAAGATTGCAAAAAGAAAGATATAATACAGCACTTGAGTATTATTACGGGTTTATTGACAAATATCCCGATAGTAAGTTCAAAAAAGATGCTGAAGAGTTATATGATCGGATTACTGAACGTTTAAAGAATTTTCAAAGCTAA
- a CDS encoding DNA-directed RNA polymerase subunit omega: MNNKAKVTTIPSSIVTRDLEKLSAPTGNIYESLVVVAKRSRQISSKVKEELNNKLADFASTVDNLEEIFENREQIEISKFYERMPKPTNMAVEEFFEGKIHFRKPNEEK, translated from the coding sequence ATGAATAATAAAGCAAAAGTTACTACAATTCCTTCGTCAATAGTGACGAGAGATCTTGAAAAGTTATCTGCACCAACAGGAAATATTTATGAATCCCTTGTTGTTGTGGCAAAAAGATCAAGACAAATTTCTTCAAAAGTAAAAGAAGAATTGAATAACAAACTGGCTGATTTTGCTTCTACAGTTGATAACCTTGAAGAAATCTTTGAAAACAGAGAGCAGATAGAGATTTCCAAGTTCTACGAAAGAATGCCAAAACCAACAAATATGGCTGTTGAAGAATTTTTCGAAGGGAAAATTCATTTCAGAAAGCCTAACGAAGAAAAATAA
- the coaBC gene encoding bifunctional phosphopantothenoylcysteine decarboxylase/phosphopantothenate--cysteine ligase CoaBC, with the protein MMLHGKKVILGVCGSIAAYKSAILTRLLIKEGAEVQVVLTPSASSFIGPLTFSTLTGKPVYDSLIRNDAGEWNNHVDLALWADLILIAPATANTIFKLAHGACDNLLTAIYLSAKCPVMFAPAMDLDMYRHPATKANIEKLKSYGNIIIDAEFGFLASGLEGEGRLAEPEHITEFIKQYFQSNARLAGKKILVTAGPTYEPLDPVRFIGNHSTGKMGYEIARQLDHLGATVTLVSGPTELKSPSDSVKLIKVQKAEEMYNEVMTNAGKADAIILSAAVADYTPKEVAKQKIKKKEGELNIDLIKTKDIAAAVGANKKPEQILVGFALETENEVENASAKLANKNLDFIVLNSLRDNGAGFGFDTNKVTFIDRYNMVQTFELKSKKEVASDIINELLKHLDLKKK; encoded by the coding sequence ATGATGCTTCACGGGAAAAAAGTTATACTTGGTGTTTGTGGAAGCATTGCAGCATATAAATCAGCAATATTAACAAGACTATTGATAAAAGAAGGAGCAGAGGTTCAGGTAGTACTGACACCTTCTGCTTCTTCCTTTATTGGACCTCTTACATTTTCAACACTTACGGGAAAACCTGTTTATGATTCTTTAATCAGGAATGATGCAGGAGAGTGGAATAATCACGTTGATCTTGCTTTATGGGCAGATCTGATTCTAATAGCACCAGCTACAGCTAATACAATTTTTAAACTGGCTCATGGTGCATGTGACAATCTTTTGACTGCAATTTATCTTAGTGCTAAATGTCCTGTAATGTTTGCCCCAGCAATGGATCTGGACATGTACAGGCACCCAGCAACTAAAGCTAATATTGAAAAACTGAAATCATACGGCAATATCATTATAGATGCTGAATTTGGCTTTTTAGCAAGTGGTCTTGAAGGAGAGGGACGTTTAGCCGAACCTGAACATATTACAGAATTTATAAAACAATATTTTCAGTCCAATGCAAGACTCGCAGGCAAAAAAATATTGGTTACAGCCGGACCGACTTATGAACCTCTTGATCCTGTAAGGTTTATTGGTAATCATTCAACTGGAAAAATGGGCTATGAAATTGCTCGTCAGCTTGATCACCTGGGAGCTACCGTCACTCTGGTATCAGGCCCTACTGAATTAAAATCTCCTTCCGATTCAGTTAAATTAATCAAAGTGCAAAAGGCAGAGGAAATGTATAATGAGGTGATGACAAATGCTGGAAAAGCAGATGCTATTATACTTTCAGCAGCAGTTGCAGATTATACCCCAAAAGAAGTTGCAAAGCAGAAAATCAAAAAGAAAGAAGGAGAACTTAATATAGATCTGATAAAAACCAAAGATATTGCAGCTGCTGTGGGGGCAAATAAAAAACCTGAACAAATATTGGTTGGATTTGCCTTAGAAACTGAAAATGAAGTTGAAAATGCATCAGCCAAGCTGGCAAATAAAAACCTAGATTTTATTGTGCTTAATTCTCTTAGAGATAATGGGGCAGGTTTTGGATTTGATACTAACAAGGTAACATTTATTGACAGATACAATATGGTGCAGACTTTTGAGTTAAAAAGTAAGAAAGAAGTTGCGTCTGATATTATTAATGAACTCTTAAAGCATTTGGATCTTAAAAAGAAATAA
- a CDS encoding DUF4835 family protein, with protein MRKYFIALIFILTNFTAFSQQGELNCTVTIDAESIENSDKKDVMNQLKAAMLEFMNNRKWTTDEYKPEERVNCNIIITLTSVSGQSSYQATAMITSTRPLYNTNKETTILKFLDRKFNFEYVEGSAIYYTENTFNGNLTAMLSYYAYLILALDYDTFGKMGGTKYYEKARDIANIAQSSQGIGWDQLETNGRFSLIQNLTNTQFAPFREGLYIYHRQAMDKFLINADQSRKDIITVFDKIKTVYNINPTSVVIKNFFNAKVEEIINIYSQATPEMRQQVVSTLRQMDPLNADKYNRLLKL; from the coding sequence ATGAGAAAGTATTTTATAGCTTTGATTTTTATACTAACAAATTTTACTGCTTTTTCCCAGCAGGGGGAGTTGAATTGTACCGTTACTATTGATGCTGAAAGTATAGAAAATAGTGATAAAAAGGATGTAATGAATCAGTTGAAAGCTGCGATGCTGGAATTTATGAATAACAGAAAGTGGACAACTGACGAGTATAAACCGGAAGAGAGGGTTAACTGTAATATCATTATTACACTTACAAGTGTCTCCGGTCAGAGTTCATATCAGGCTACAGCCATGATTACTTCAACAAGGCCTCTTTATAATACCAATAAGGAAACTACTATTCTTAAGTTTCTTGACAGAAAGTTTAATTTTGAATATGTAGAGGGAAGTGCAATCTATTATACAGAAAATACTTTTAATGGTAATCTTACTGCAATGTTGTCCTATTATGCGTACTTGATTCTGGCACTTGATTACGATACTTTTGGTAAAATGGGGGGAACTAAATATTATGAAAAGGCCAGAGATATTGCAAATATAGCACAATCATCTCAAGGTATTGGGTGGGATCAGCTGGAGACAAATGGGAGATTTTCGTTAATTCAAAACCTTACCAATACACAATTTGCTCCATTCAGAGAAGGATTATACATTTATCATCGTCAGGCAATGGATAAATTTTTGATAAATGCAGATCAAAGTAGAAAAGATATCATCACAGTTTTTGACAAAATAAAAACGGTTTATAATATCAATCCGACTTCAGTTGTGATTAAGAATTTTTTTAATGCCAAAGTGGAGGAAATAATAAATATTTATTCTCAGGCGACTCCGGAAATGCGTCAGCAGGTCGTCAGTACTCTGAGACAGATGGATCCATTAAATGCGGATAAATATAATAGGCTTCTTAAGCTCTGA